The following are encoded together in the Lysobacter silvisoli genome:
- a CDS encoding Do family serine endopeptidase, producing the protein MRPRPLPTLLALTLAAAFGGFAATAIRDGLEAPAQASPAAAALPAVSALPTAVGGQPVPSLAPMLARVTPAVVSVHTKQTIRIRNPFANDPIFRRMFPNIPQERINESLGSGVIIDAKNGYVLTNHHVIEGADEVSVTLSDGRTLKAAFVGSDPDTDIAVMKIAADNLSALSLSDSDALKVGDFVVAVGNPFGIGQTVTSGIVSAVGRSGLRGLGYQNFIQTDASINPGNSGGALVNLNGELIGINTASFNPQGSMAGNIGLGFAIPASLARNIKDQLIANNGVVRRGTLGLEAQDVDARLAQALKLDEPRGALVARVFAGSAAAAAGLRAGDVILSANGQRIDGRDALRNFEGLQTVGGKVALDVRRDGQALQLSATLREQAKSYAGAELDERLTGASFAELPERLRQAGASGVMVESVTRGSRAERNGLQKDDVIVAANAGDFDDLPGFRASFTRPPAQLVLRVMRGNRVGNLPMQ; encoded by the coding sequence ATGCGCCCCCGCCCCCTGCCGACCCTGCTCGCCCTGACCCTGGCCGCCGCTTTCGGCGGTTTCGCCGCGACCGCGATCCGCGACGGCCTGGAGGCGCCGGCCCAGGCCTCGCCCGCGGCGGCCGCGCTGCCGGCGGTGTCGGCCCTGCCCACCGCGGTGGGCGGCCAGCCGGTGCCCTCGCTGGCGCCGATGCTGGCGCGGGTGACGCCGGCGGTGGTCAGCGTGCACACCAAGCAGACCATCCGCATCCGCAACCCGTTCGCCAACGATCCGATCTTCCGGCGCATGTTCCCCAACATCCCGCAGGAGCGGATCAACGAGTCGCTGGGCTCGGGCGTGATCATCGACGCCAAGAACGGTTACGTGCTGACCAACCACCACGTGATCGAGGGCGCCGACGAGGTGTCGGTGACGCTCAGCGACGGGCGCACGCTCAAGGCCGCCTTCGTCGGCTCCGACCCGGACACCGACATCGCGGTGATGAAGATCGCCGCCGACAACCTCAGCGCGCTGAGCCTGTCGGATTCGGACGCGCTCAAGGTCGGCGATTTCGTGGTGGCGGTGGGCAACCCCTTCGGCATCGGCCAGACCGTGACCTCGGGCATCGTCTCGGCGGTGGGCCGCAGCGGCCTGCGCGGGCTGGGCTACCAGAACTTCATCCAGACCGACGCGTCAATCAACCCGGGCAATTCCGGCGGCGCCCTGGTCAACCTCAACGGCGAGCTGATCGGCATCAACACCGCCAGCTTCAACCCGCAGGGCAGCATGGCCGGCAACATCGGCCTGGGCTTCGCCATTCCCGCCAGCCTGGCGCGCAACATCAAGGACCAGCTGATCGCCAACAACGGCGTGGTCCGCCGCGGCACCCTGGGGCTGGAGGCGCAGGACGTGGACGCGCGGCTGGCGCAGGCGCTGAAGCTGGACGAGCCGCGCGGCGCACTGGTGGCGCGGGTGTTCGCCGGCAGCGCCGCGGCCGCAGCCGGGCTGCGCGCGGGCGACGTGATCCTGAGCGCCAACGGCCAGCGCATCGACGGCCGCGACGCGCTGCGCAACTTCGAGGGCCTGCAGACGGTGGGCGGCAAGGTCGCGCTGGACGTGCGCCGCGACGGCCAGGCGCTGCAGCTCAGCGCGACCCTGCGCGAGCAGGCCAAGTCCTATGCCGGCGCGGAGCTGGACGAGCGCCTGACCGGCGCCAGCTTCGCCGAACTGCCCGAGCGCCTGCGCCAGGCCGGCGCCAGCGGGGTCATGGTGGAGTCGGTGACGCGCGGCAGCCGCGCCGAGCGCAACGGCCTGCAGAAGGACGACGTGATCGTGGCTGCCAACGCCGGCGATTTCGACGACCTGCCCGGCTTCCGCGCGAGCTTCACGCGGCCTCCGGCACAGTTGGTCCTGCGCGTGATGCGCGGTAACCGTGTGGGCAACCTGCCCATGCAATAA
- a CDS encoding phage holin family protein gives MQSTGDGRAPPSAEAGAARDPKADAPAAGADADLLESLRALGASGRAGLGAAGDTAKALRSLVAADISLARSALGRALALMGVAIAFGGSAWLLLMATLIVFLSRTLGMPWSLALLLSALLSLAVTAWAGWQAVRYFEHTRMQATRRQLARLGIGELADFTPAPGSPESAREATRRWPPDAPGGDAPKKDERGVDLTPP, from the coding sequence ATGCAAAGCACAGGGGACGGGCGCGCGCCGCCGTCGGCCGAGGCCGGCGCGGCGCGCGACCCTAAGGCGGACGCGCCCGCCGCGGGCGCCGACGCCGACCTGCTGGAATCGCTGCGCGCCCTGGGCGCCAGCGGCCGCGCCGGGCTGGGCGCGGCCGGCGATACCGCCAAGGCCTTGCGCAGCCTGGTCGCGGCCGACATCTCGCTGGCGCGCAGCGCGCTGGGCCGCGCGCTGGCGCTGATGGGCGTGGCCATCGCCTTCGGCGGTTCGGCCTGGCTGCTGTTGATGGCCACCCTGATCGTGTTCCTCAGCCGCACCCTGGGCATGCCCTGGTCGCTGGCCCTGCTGTTGAGCGCGCTGCTGAGTCTGGCGGTCACCGCCTGGGCCGGCTGGCAGGCGGTGCGCTATTTCGAACACACCCGCATGCAGGCCACGCGCCGGCAGTTGGCGCGGCTGGGCATCGGCGAGCTGGCCGACTTCACCCCGGCACCGGGCTCGCCCGAGTCCGCGCGCGAGGCCACCCGGCGCTGGCCGCCGGATGCGCCCGGCGGCGACGCGCCGAAGAAGGACGAGCGCGGCGTCGACCTGACCCCGCCTTGA
- a CDS encoding AI-2E family transporter, with translation MNADDAEPAAPAPAEPDPAPAPARPPRPRAPASVVVLATLAVGATLWAAQALILPILLAAFFALVGNPILRLLRKLYLPRFAAALVVLVGGLALAGLLANQLIEPAGEWVRQVPKEMKQLAPKLREMTKPVQEANRAAQNIARAAGGESTAKPIQVVKTELNDPYKSLTSTPKYLASVLAVVLLTFFFMVYGEGLQRNAIALLPRQHQRKITVEILQSIEREISRYVLTISLINSAVGLALAGALFWLGVPLPEALLWGTMAAILNFAPFVGPLIGMVVMLVMGLVAFDELWPSLLPAGLYLALHTIESQLVTPLVLGRRMRLSPLVLMLALMCFGWLWGIVGLLLAVPLLVCVKLVLARIEGLEPWSKLLE, from the coding sequence TTGAACGCCGACGACGCCGAACCGGCCGCACCCGCGCCCGCCGAACCCGATCCGGCGCCCGCGCCCGCACGCCCGCCGCGCCCGCGCGCGCCGGCCTCGGTGGTGGTGCTGGCCACGCTGGCGGTAGGTGCCACGCTGTGGGCCGCGCAGGCGCTGATCCTGCCGATCCTGCTGGCCGCGTTCTTCGCCCTGGTCGGCAACCCGATCCTGCGCCTGCTGCGCAAGCTGTACCTGCCGCGTTTCGCCGCCGCGCTGGTGGTGCTGGTGGGCGGGCTGGCCCTGGCCGGGCTGCTGGCCAACCAGCTGATCGAGCCGGCGGGCGAATGGGTGCGGCAGGTGCCCAAGGAAATGAAGCAGCTGGCGCCCAAGCTGCGCGAGATGACCAAGCCGGTGCAGGAAGCCAACCGCGCCGCGCAGAACATCGCCCGCGCCGCTGGCGGCGAGAGCACGGCCAAGCCGATCCAGGTGGTCAAGACCGAACTCAACGATCCCTACAAGTCGCTGACGTCCACGCCCAAGTACCTGGCCTCGGTGCTGGCGGTGGTGCTGCTGACCTTCTTCTTCATGGTGTACGGCGAGGGCCTGCAGCGCAACGCGATCGCGCTGCTGCCGCGCCAGCACCAGCGCAAGATCACGGTGGAGATCCTGCAGTCGATCGAGCGCGAGATCTCGCGCTACGTGCTCACCATCAGCCTGATCAATTCCGCCGTAGGCCTGGCCCTGGCCGGCGCGCTGTTCTGGCTGGGCGTGCCGCTGCCCGAGGCGCTGCTGTGGGGCACGATGGCGGCGATCCTCAATTTCGCACCGTTCGTGGGCCCGCTGATCGGCATGGTGGTGATGCTGGTGATGGGCCTGGTGGCTTTCGACGAGCTGTGGCCGTCGCTGCTGCCGGCCGGGCTGTACCTGGCGCTGCACACCATCGAGTCGCAGCTGGTCACGCCGCTGGTGCTGGGCCGGCGCATGCGTTTGTCGCCGCTGGTGCTGATGCTGGCGCTGATGTGCTTCGGCTGGCTGTGGGGCATCGTCGGCCTGCTGCTGGCGGTGCCGCTGCTGGTGTGCGTGAAGCTGGTGCTGGCGCGGATCGAGGGACTGGAGCCCTGGTCCAAGCTGCTGGAATGA
- a CDS encoding HAD family hydrolase, which produces MSFPVRAITLDLDDTLWPIAPVIVRAEQALAAWLLQHAPRTAQRWPAAAMRELRDQVAAEHPQLAHDFTRQRKLTLERMLREAGDDLALVEPAFDVFFSARCEVEHYEDSLAALDRLAARVPLAALSNGNADLKRIGLMHLFRFQLGAREHGAAKPAASIFHAACARLDCEPAQVLHVGDDIELDVVGAHHAGLRTCWINRCGDDGLRRDWPHAGLRPDLEFDSLTALADWLDAAHDTPDTAAA; this is translated from the coding sequence ATGAGCTTTCCCGTTCGCGCCATCACCCTGGACCTCGACGACACCCTGTGGCCGATCGCGCCGGTGATCGTGCGCGCCGAGCAGGCGCTGGCCGCCTGGCTGCTGCAGCACGCGCCGCGCACCGCGCAGCGCTGGCCGGCCGCGGCCATGCGCGAACTGCGCGACCAGGTGGCCGCCGAGCACCCGCAGCTGGCCCACGACTTCACCCGCCAGCGCAAGCTCACCCTGGAGCGCATGCTGCGCGAGGCCGGCGACGACCTGGCCCTGGTCGAACCCGCGTTCGACGTGTTCTTCTCCGCGCGCTGCGAGGTCGAGCACTACGAAGACAGCCTGGCCGCGCTGGACCGCCTGGCCGCGCGCGTGCCGCTGGCCGCGCTCAGCAACGGCAACGCCGACCTGAAGCGCATCGGCCTGATGCATTTGTTCCGCTTTCAACTGGGCGCGCGCGAGCACGGCGCGGCCAAGCCGGCGGCGAGCATCTTCCACGCCGCCTGCGCGCGCCTGGACTGCGAGCCGGCGCAGGTGCTGCATGTGGGCGACGACATCGAGCTGGACGTGGTCGGCGCGCACCATGCCGGCCTGCGCACCTGCTGGATCAACCGCTGCGGCGACGATGGGCTGCGCCGCGACTGGCCGCATGCGGGCCTGCGCCCCGACCTCGAATTCGATTCCCTGACCGCGCTGGCCGACTGGCTGGACGCGGCCCACGACACTCCGGACACCGCCGCCGCATGA
- a CDS encoding leucyl aminopeptidase family protein, translating into MNLPLGFTDNAADALPLHVVTRAEFAAWQATLPAPIAAWVAAQQFDASPGTLLTLPGLEGGLGGAVLGIGDPLDPYSYGHAPFGLPIRAWRVAGARDAAATAALQLGWGLGSYRFSRYRQPLRAPAQLLIEPGHGETFDLLAASLRVRDLINTPTEHMGPEQLQEIAQEIAQRHGAQFDAVVGDELLAQNFPAIHAVGRASHRAPRLLRLSWGDSAHPHVVLVGKGVCFDTGGLDLKPADGMRNMKKDMGGAAHAIALAELVMARKLPLRITLLVPAVENAVGPDAFRPGEVIATRQGISVEIDNTDAEGRVVLCDALTHAGELSPALVLDFATLTGAARIALGPDLPALYSNDDALALAWLDAGMHQRDPLWRMPLWRPYLRYLTSAIADIANGGPSKMAGSVTAALYLERFVPAGLPWAHLDVYSWNDSDRPGRPAGGEAQGLRAVYALLKARAGI; encoded by the coding sequence ATGAACCTACCGCTGGGCTTTACCGATAACGCCGCCGACGCGCTGCCCCTGCATGTGGTCACGCGCGCCGAATTCGCCGCCTGGCAGGCCACGCTGCCGGCGCCGATCGCGGCCTGGGTGGCGGCGCAGCAGTTCGACGCCAGCCCCGGCACCCTGCTCACCCTGCCCGGCCTGGAAGGCGGCCTGGGCGGCGCGGTGCTCGGCATCGGCGATCCGCTGGACCCGTATTCCTACGGCCACGCGCCGTTCGGCCTGCCGATCCGCGCCTGGCGCGTGGCCGGCGCGCGCGACGCCGCCGCGACGGCCGCGCTGCAACTGGGCTGGGGCCTGGGCAGCTACCGTTTCAGCCGCTACCGCCAGCCGCTGCGCGCGCCGGCGCAATTGCTGATCGAACCGGGCCACGGCGAAACCTTCGACCTGCTCGCGGCCAGCCTGCGCGTGCGCGACCTGATCAACACGCCCACCGAGCACATGGGCCCGGAGCAGTTGCAGGAGATCGCGCAGGAGATCGCGCAGCGCCACGGCGCGCAGTTCGACGCCGTGGTCGGCGACGAGTTGCTGGCGCAGAACTTCCCCGCCATCCATGCCGTGGGCCGCGCCTCGCACCGCGCGCCGCGTTTGCTGCGCCTGAGCTGGGGCGACAGCGCGCACCCGCACGTGGTGCTGGTGGGCAAGGGCGTGTGCTTCGACACCGGCGGCCTGGACCTGAAACCCGCCGACGGCATGCGCAACATGAAGAAGGACATGGGCGGCGCCGCGCACGCGATCGCCCTGGCCGAGCTGGTGATGGCGCGCAAGCTGCCGCTGCGCATCACCCTGCTGGTGCCGGCGGTGGAGAACGCGGTCGGTCCCGACGCGTTCCGCCCGGGCGAAGTCATCGCCACGCGCCAGGGCATCAGCGTGGAGATCGACAACACCGACGCCGAAGGCCGCGTGGTGCTGTGCGACGCGCTGACCCATGCCGGCGAACTGTCGCCGGCGCTGGTGCTGGACTTCGCCACCCTGACCGGCGCGGCGCGCATCGCCCTGGGCCCGGACTTGCCGGCGCTGTACAGCAACGACGACGCGCTGGCGCTGGCCTGGCTGGACGCGGGCATGCACCAGCGCGATCCGCTGTGGCGCATGCCGCTGTGGCGCCCCTACCTGCGTTACCTGACCAGCGCCATCGCCGACATCGCCAACGGCGGCCCGTCGAAGATGGCCGGCTCGGTGACGGCGGCGCTGTACCTGGAGCGCTTCGTGCCCGCGGGCCTGCCCTGGGCGCACCTGGACGTGTACAGCTGGAACGACAGCGACCGGCCCGGCCGCCCCGCCGGCGGCGAAGCCCAGGGCCTGCGCGCGGTGTACGCGCTGCTCAAGGCGCGCGCCGGCATCTGA
- a CDS encoding Calx-beta domain-containing protein — MPQRTPRRAGALCLALIAAAYAPGAAAQVQRTFVNLGFEQPVLTGSSCYLIVSSTVVPGWDTDHPANVVSGSCTLAGQPAGAAITGPIEIWRGPSFSSVPPRAGNQHAELNAYTASRLSQTICLTNGERVDWKLSHRGRNSNVTPDVMNFNIDSTTNTVAVLSSTTVAGGVPVCLDSGNVDNLSCTVAAGGNGWADYSGSFNWNGTSGNHNFGFQAVGGGGSGNFLDDIQVTLRPYLEFDPVSYSTREGQAVASLPTIRITGTVPAGGITVLVNITGGTATSGSDYTAGANVNVTIPAGTYDDNRFPIPITIVDDNVIEDNETVLVQVLPNASAYTIASTTTCGSATVQNTATLTIVDNDVDLQATKTVSGNATPPAGGSTQFTVTYRNNTARPTVGDTTAHDAVAPVTDAVPSGLTFASWTCTGSNGGLCPAASGSGPIGGNATLPAGNGAAGGSVTYVINATLGATQCTAVTNTASIATNAPLAEGASAQAGFTTPVPGGSANNSASAIVDPLCADLTMTKSETGNPSTYTPGATTTYVLQACNPTGPDGATGAAIADTLPNGVTLTAPWTCSGTGGGTCPASGGSVGGNSVAVAGVNLPVGACVSVNVPVIFSANPGDY, encoded by the coding sequence ATGCCGCAACGTACACCGCGCCGTGCCGGCGCGCTTTGCCTGGCCTTGATCGCCGCCGCCTACGCGCCCGGCGCAGCCGCACAGGTGCAACGCACCTTCGTCAATCTGGGCTTCGAGCAGCCGGTGCTGACCGGCAGCAGCTGTTACTTGATCGTGTCGTCCACCGTCGTGCCCGGCTGGGACACCGACCATCCCGCCAACGTCGTCAGCGGCAGCTGCACCCTGGCCGGCCAGCCCGCAGGCGCGGCGATCACCGGCCCCATCGAGATCTGGCGCGGCCCCAGCTTCAGCAGTGTGCCGCCGCGCGCGGGCAACCAGCATGCCGAGCTCAACGCCTACACCGCTTCGCGTCTGTCGCAGACCATCTGCCTGACCAACGGCGAGCGCGTGGACTGGAAGCTCAGCCACCGCGGACGCAACAGCAACGTCACTCCCGACGTGATGAACTTCAACATCGACAGCACGACCAACACGGTCGCGGTGCTGTCGAGCACCACCGTGGCCGGTGGCGTGCCGGTGTGCCTGGACAGCGGCAACGTCGACAACCTCAGTTGCACCGTGGCCGCGGGCGGTAACGGTTGGGCCGACTATTCCGGCAGCTTCAATTGGAACGGCACCAGCGGCAACCACAACTTCGGCTTCCAGGCCGTGGGTGGCGGCGGCTCGGGCAACTTCCTGGACGACATCCAGGTCACCCTGCGGCCCTATTTGGAATTCGACCCGGTCAGCTACTCCACCCGCGAAGGCCAGGCGGTGGCCTCGCTGCCCACGATCCGCATCACCGGCACCGTCCCCGCCGGCGGCATCACCGTGCTGGTCAACATCACCGGCGGCACCGCCACCAGCGGCAGCGACTACACCGCCGGCGCCAACGTCAACGTGACCATTCCGGCCGGCACCTACGACGACAACCGCTTTCCGATTCCGATCACCATCGTCGACGACAACGTGATCGAGGACAACGAAACCGTGCTGGTGCAGGTGCTGCCCAACGCCAGCGCCTACACCATCGCCTCGACCACGACCTGCGGCAGCGCCACGGTGCAGAACACCGCCACCCTGACCATCGTCGACAACGACGTGGACCTGCAGGCCACCAAGACCGTCAGCGGCAACGCCACCCCGCCGGCCGGCGGCAGCACCCAGTTCACCGTGACCTACCGCAACAACACCGCGCGCCCGACCGTGGGCGACACCACCGCGCACGACGCGGTGGCGCCGGTGACCGACGCGGTGCCGTCGGGGCTCACGTTCGCCAGTTGGACCTGCACCGGCAGCAACGGCGGGCTATGCCCTGCCGCCAGCGGCAGCGGCCCGATCGGCGGCAACGCCACCCTGCCCGCGGGCAACGGCGCGGCCGGTGGTTCGGTCACCTACGTGATCAACGCCACCCTGGGCGCGACCCAGTGCACGGCGGTGACCAACACCGCCAGCATCGCCACCAACGCGCCGCTAGCCGAGGGCGCCAGCGCTCAGGCCGGCTTCACCACGCCGGTGCCCGGCGGCAGCGCCAACAACAGCGCCAGCGCCATCGTCGATCCGCTGTGCGCCGATCTGACGATGACCAAGAGCGAGACCGGCAACCCCAGCACCTATACGCCCGGCGCCACCACCACCTACGTGCTGCAAGCCTGCAACCCGACCGGGCCCGACGGCGCCACCGGCGCGGCCATCGCCGACACCCTGCCCAACGGCGTGACCCTGACCGCGCCCTGGACCTGCAGCGGCACCGGCGGCGGCACCTGCCCGGCCAGCGGCGGCAGCGTCGGCGGCAATTCGGTGGCGGTGGCCGGGGTCAACCTGCCGGTCGGCGCCTGCGTCAGCGTCAACGTGCCGGTGATCTTCAGCGCGAATCCCGGCGACTACTGA
- a CDS encoding Fic family protein, which produces MRLDQIAPALRGYLVPLADKPSVRAMVAPPVPRQMPSGGERVHRGFTQATLALGRLEGAVPHWQNPDLLTRTLARREAVQSSQIEGTRTDLDQLLTYEVTRSAEGKPADVGVTLRYVEALQHGMACVRAGGRAALTLQLLNELHGILMREDERTGLVVADYRDRQAWIGQGRIEDAAFVPAPPECIPACMQDLEQGMLQYRALPEEQTELSIVAQLAIAHAQFETIHPYEDGNGRVGRLIMPLILAAERHPPLYLSGTLLRNRRGYYDALNSVQIQGNWAPWFSMVCDAVVEAADESIKIAQDLSLLVEEWGERTQEFRRDSVARRLPQLLVGQPVVSVKDVARLLEVSDRAALTGVDQLVAKGILTPRDERKWGRTFHARELVDRLNQAPR; this is translated from the coding sequence ATGCGCCTCGACCAGATCGCCCCAGCCCTTCGCGGTTACCTCGTCCCCCTGGCGGACAAGCCGAGCGTCAGGGCGATGGTCGCCCCGCCTGTTCCGCGCCAGATGCCGTCAGGAGGCGAGCGTGTGCATCGTGGCTTCACCCAGGCGACCTTGGCTCTCGGGCGCCTGGAAGGGGCGGTCCCGCACTGGCAGAACCCGGACCTGCTGACGCGTACCCTGGCCCGCCGCGAAGCCGTCCAAAGCTCCCAGATCGAAGGGACGCGGACCGACCTGGATCAACTGCTGACCTACGAGGTCACTCGCAGCGCCGAAGGCAAGCCTGCCGATGTGGGCGTCACCCTACGCTACGTGGAGGCGCTTCAGCACGGCATGGCGTGCGTTCGCGCGGGCGGCCGCGCCGCCCTTACGCTGCAATTGCTCAACGAGTTGCATGGGATTCTCATGCGGGAGGACGAGAGAACCGGCTTGGTCGTTGCCGACTATCGCGATCGCCAAGCCTGGATCGGCCAAGGTCGAATCGAGGATGCCGCTTTCGTTCCTGCGCCGCCCGAATGCATCCCGGCCTGCATGCAGGATCTGGAGCAAGGCATGCTGCAGTACCGTGCGCTGCCGGAAGAGCAGACCGAGTTGTCGATCGTTGCGCAATTGGCGATCGCTCATGCCCAGTTCGAGACTATCCATCCCTATGAAGACGGCAACGGCCGTGTCGGCCGACTGATCATGCCGTTGATCCTAGCCGCGGAACGACATCCGCCGCTCTATCTCTCCGGCACCTTGCTGCGCAATCGCCGGGGCTATTACGACGCGCTCAACAGCGTGCAGATCCAAGGCAACTGGGCCCCGTGGTTCAGTATGGTGTGCGATGCGGTCGTCGAGGCCGCCGACGAGTCCATCAAGATCGCTCAAGACCTGAGCCTACTTGTCGAAGAGTGGGGCGAGCGCACCCAGGAGTTCCGCCGGGATTCCGTGGCTCGGCGCCTTCCGCAACTATTGGTCGGTCAGCCGGTCGTCAGCGTCAAGGACGTCGCGCGATTGTTGGAGGTGTCGGATCGTGCGGCGCTCACGGGTGTCGATCAGCTGGTCGCAAAGGGAATCCTGACCCCTCGCGACGAGAGAAAGTGGGGCCGTACCTTTCATGCCAGGGAGCTGGTCGACCGTCTCAACCAGGCACCCCGCTAG
- a CDS encoding winged helix-turn-helix domain-containing protein: protein MKALEGLDPAFEHRVRLAIAVLLMRHDEISFAAFKQQLQLTDGNLGAQLRRLEDEGYLALRRDFVERKPVTWYRITPSGREALQRHLDALRSLIAGTGA from the coding sequence ATGAAGGCGCTGGAGGGGCTCGATCCGGCGTTCGAGCACCGCGTGCGCCTGGCGATCGCGGTGCTTCTGATGCGCCACGACGAGATCAGCTTCGCCGCGTTCAAGCAGCAATTGCAGCTCACCGACGGCAATCTCGGCGCGCAGCTGCGGCGGTTGGAGGACGAGGGTTATCTCGCCTTGCGGCGCGACTTCGTCGAACGCAAGCCGGTGACCTGGTACCGCATCACGCCTTCGGGGCGCGAAGCGCTGCAGCGGCACCTGGATGCGCTGCGCTCGCTGATCGCCGGCACGGGCGCCTGA
- a CDS encoding efflux RND transporter periplasmic adaptor subunit encodes MATSSSDLLKELRIDRKAPPEPSGGGRGLWIALGAVGVLALLGVGGWALFGRDNAPQVRTASAVAIGGAGGGNASVLDATGYVVARRMATVSAKITGRVREVLIEEGMRVEAGQVMATLDPIDADAERSLANAQLGAAQSDTARVQAQLKEAEANAVRLSALVKQQLVARSQYDQAVAERDALRASLLTSQRNAKVAGDRLRIADIGVDNTVVRAPFSGVVTAKAAQPGEIVSPLSAGGGFTRTGIGTIVDMDSLEVEVDVGESFIGRVQPKMPVEATLNAYQDWKIPAEVIAIIPAADRGKATVKVRIALKVKGDPRIVPDMGVRVSFLEPAKPVAANQPKPGVLVPAAALTQRDGADAVFVVENEKALRRTVKTGRSLGDDREILEGVSGGETVVLDPPESLSDGARVRVAAENADNAQAGDESAPSSE; translated from the coding sequence ATGGCCACTTCCTCTTCCGATCTCCTCAAGGAACTCCGCATCGACCGCAAGGCGCCGCCCGAGCCCTCCGGCGGTGGACGCGGGCTATGGATCGCACTCGGCGCGGTCGGCGTGCTCGCCCTGCTGGGCGTGGGCGGCTGGGCGCTGTTCGGCCGCGACAACGCGCCGCAGGTGCGCACCGCGAGCGCGGTGGCCATCGGCGGCGCCGGCGGCGGCAACGCCTCGGTGCTGGACGCCACCGGCTACGTGGTGGCGCGGCGCATGGCCACGGTCTCGGCCAAGATCACCGGCCGCGTGCGCGAGGTGCTGATCGAGGAAGGCATGCGCGTGGAAGCGGGCCAGGTCATGGCCACGCTGGACCCGATCGACGCCGATGCCGAGCGCTCGCTGGCCAACGCCCAGCTCGGCGCCGCGCAAAGCGACACCGCGCGCGTGCAGGCCCAGCTCAAGGAAGCCGAGGCCAACGCTGTGCGTTTGTCGGCGCTGGTCAAGCAGCAGCTGGTGGCGCGCTCGCAGTACGACCAGGCCGTGGCCGAGCGCGACGCGCTGCGCGCCTCGCTGCTGACCTCGCAGCGCAACGCCAAGGTCGCCGGCGACCGCCTGCGCATCGCCGACATCGGCGTGGACAACACCGTGGTGCGCGCGCCGTTCTCCGGCGTGGTCACCGCCAAGGCCGCGCAGCCGGGCGAGATCGTCTCGCCGCTGTCGGCCGGCGGCGGCTTCACCCGCACCGGCATCGGCACCATCGTCGACATGGACTCGCTGGAAGTGGAAGTGGACGTGGGCGAGTCCTTCATCGGCCGCGTGCAGCCGAAGATGCCGGTGGAGGCCACCCTCAACGCCTACCAGGACTGGAAGATTCCGGCCGAGGTGATCGCGATCATTCCCGCCGCCGACCGCGGCAAGGCCACGGTCAAGGTGCGCATCGCGCTGAAGGTCAAGGGCGATCCGCGCATCGTGCCCGACATGGGCGTGCGGGTGAGCTTCCTGGAGCCGGCCAAGCCGGTGGCCGCCAACCAGCCCAAGCCCGGCGTGCTGGTGCCGGCCGCAGCGCTGACCCAGCGCGACGGTGCCGACGCGGTGTTCGTGGTCGAGAACGAAAAGGCCCTGCGCCGCACAGTGAAGACCGGCCGCAGCCTGGGCGACGACCGCGAGATCCTGGAAGGCGTGAGCGGCGGCGAGACCGTGGTGCTGGATCCGCCCGAATCGCTGAGCGACGGCGCGCGCGTGCGCGTGGCCGCCGAGAACGCAGACAACGCCCAGGCCGGTGACGAATCGGCCCCCAGCAGCGAATAA
- a CDS encoding ABC transporter ATP-binding protein, with protein MDTLVSIRNLKKTYQRGPEKVEVLHGIDLEIPKGDFVALMGPSGSGKTTLLNLIGGLDNPTSGEIEIENQRIDRMSAGQLSQWRSNNVGFVFQFYNLMPTLNAQKNVELPLLLTKLSASQRKRNAEIALQLVGLAERGKHRPNELSGGQQQRVAIARAIVSDPTLLICDEPTGDLDRQSAEEILALLQSLNRDHGKTIVMVTHDPKAADHARRTIHLDKGTLAANGSGH; from the coding sequence ATGGATACGCTGGTTTCGATCCGCAACCTCAAGAAGACCTATCAGCGCGGCCCGGAAAAGGTCGAAGTGCTGCATGGCATCGACCTGGAGATCCCCAAGGGCGACTTCGTCGCGCTGATGGGCCCCTCCGGTTCGGGCAAGACCACCCTGCTCAACCTGATCGGCGGCCTGGACAACCCCACCAGCGGCGAGATCGAGATCGAGAACCAGCGCATCGACCGCATGAGCGCCGGCCAGCTATCGCAGTGGCGCAGCAACAACGTCGGCTTCGTGTTCCAGTTCTACAACCTGATGCCGACCTTGAACGCGCAGAAGAACGTGGAACTGCCGCTGCTGCTGACCAAGCTCAGCGCCTCCCAGCGCAAGCGCAACGCCGAGATCGCGCTGCAATTGGTGGGCCTGGCCGAGCGCGGCAAGCACCGCCCCAACGAACTCTCCGGCGGCCAGCAGCAGCGCGTGGCGATCGCCCGCGCGATCGTGTCCGACCCGACCCTGCTGATCTGCGACGAGCCCACCGGCGACCTGGACCGCCAGTCGGCCGAGGAGATCCTGGCCCTGCTGCAGTCGCTCAACCGCGACCACGGCAAGACCATCGTCATGGTCACCCACGATCCCAAGGCCGCCGACCACGCCCGCCGCACGATCCACCTCGACAAGGGCACCCTGGCCGCCAACGGCTCGGGGCACTGA